The genomic region taatattcgagaggccccacatcgttttgaaaatcaattgatcaattaaaaagatttaatcaatagtctcctttgaaatcaaaaagaaatggtttatcgttttgaaaagaattgtgatTGCTTGTTTCGAAacgatttgaaattttgaaagaaatcaaattaattaagataaacacaaagattacacttaattaacacctaaatgattagggtttgatcacaaaatatttacaagtgattaagtttgaaaaatcaattgaaaaacaatatttaaaagtattaaaaacacttaaaaacatgtcattttaaactcaattaaaaatgtattaaataaatatatttttgtgatttttttttatattcataaaatatatatattaaataaatagtgtttaaaaaatgaagtaaaaatgaattaatttgattggttaattaatcaAGTGAagtttgtgtaaaaaatgaagaaaaatagttttaaaaaaaatggtttgtctCTACaagggtttgaactcacgcccactctctcaccagccaaaacacttgccaactggaccacgcgcatggtctgtttaacatttgcaacgaaTGAATTATATTTCTGAATCAAttcctaatttcagtttcaaaatctggcgccaagaacacaaccctaacttgaatttgaaaaatctgaaaactgaatcattttgatcaatgaatagcctatcttgctcgatttttcacaaggaacatgatggtatcatttaattttatttatttttgctctatggtgatcaattttgtgatgaacacgaagaaccctaaaactgaaattcaatgtgaaatcgtgtatgtgcaagttatgatgcaattgattgagggttaatgatcctcataggtgcagaaacaagatggtatgttcatatttcatttatgatgtatggagaatagagtttgaagttcatgagcacttaccttaaaaacggcacaactgaggatcgaattctgcaaatgagagattccagatgttgtttcttgatctgaacaccttcagtggaccttatggaacatgtttgaagtcttggaatgaactggaaacctcttgatcagtttgtggtacccgatctgcagagctatggtgtgaggatcaaatttgatgattttgatgtttcagatcatggatgatgattgggatagttcatatatggtacatggatggtgtttggataattaacttggtcagaaatgagcttgtgtggattttggcatgataaggcttattatgtgcatatatggaagtgaggtagtgattccgagatttgaagtgttttggggtgtatgaatggatcaagcacatcccatatgatgtttatgagttatgggaagcattactttggccagaacttcaagggtttagaggttgagttttctacctctttgaaacttaagaaacttgcaattcaagaaagaaagagaaacctatcttttgtgaggttttggtgtgaatttgaatgaagtttggacctctatttataggccatggattctgaactcagacctttgcaagttgatcaagaattggtgagttggcttaagagatagaaaggaatcttctacatttaatgcaaaatggttaaagtaacttaaccatggtcatttctctagcttcttatcctcttccattctgatcttcaaatcagaaaatatcattcaattattgcttctatgcatcattacttggatcatttggcaaaatggttcataacttagtgaaaatggcttgaaatttcaaatgaaaagttcactaatggcaaaattcaaaaccatagctacactccatattttttcatgctcttggacattttggaaagctcatattacacacttcaaaaccctatttgaaagtttcttcaagacctttaaggaaatgggtgaaaaagatccatgaactttgaagaaaatgaggttttaagtgaaattttcaaaagataccaactttgaagctccatatctcttaaatggttgatcttttggaaaaaaattatatgtgacaaagttgttcattggatcaaaatctacaactttcatgttggaagtttttttcagtttgtaggtgaaattttgagaaattcccttccaaagtttggaaaaaaccattgaaagtcatggttgattttggaaaaaaccagtgaaattttgagaaattcccttctaagtatggaaagtcaaacttttgacttttttattcttgattgattttcttgatttttcttgatcaaatgacttcatatatcatatattgatgattcaaaacttcaaaagtcatggttgaccaaaattccccaaaagtcaatggtgatcttgtacagttgactttttcagacgaatcgcgtttctggagatttcaaatgaaacaggctatcctcaccaaatgaatggtatgaatggatcacattgaagcattagaggatattgagccatggtttaagtagtggcaccatgttctgattaaaaagtcagttgttcaggtgatttaggtcaaaaaacctaattgtcgacctgatgaaattgatgactgtggatcttgaattgagatgcaatttccattggatattgtcatagggattatttgaagatgattgaaacctttgattgactccctggggatttttagggtttcccaaatgtgatccctgatttcagtccctgatagttcaaaaccctaattctgatgacttgaaatttcactgttgatcaatccttgtgtaggagatgtcttgagccaatggattaggtcaaaatgatgcccttggggtcttgaggtcatgtctcaagtcattaggtcaaatcttgagcaaaagtcaggagtatgctatcttcagtcaaaaccctaatctggttggttcagagcctttgagcttgttgaaatgaatctctgaggaccaaatgttgattgttgatgaagatgattcatttgagatgaagggggaacaaaaccctaattgattgttgcttgtactggtgagtgatttcttgattaaatcctgctgagcacaaatagcaaacacaaactatgcaatttgttagagatgcaaatgatgcatatgcaaatgatatgaggtggtatcttaggtcaaaatttggggtatgacatgaccacatatttaaaaccgttgttatatgttatgcattctaaaccatttatcttgccacggtttatttctgtatcattacataaatatgtcattttatatatatatatatatatatatatatatatatatatatatatatatatatatgtatcatCACATAAttatgtcattatatatatatatatatcaatataaaattaacaacaatattaatgattagaatctaattaattacaagaaaattaacattaacatcaaaagtaagtttttttttgtagtgcTACTAATAAGTTGGATACTAAGTTTTGATGTCatcccaaattcaaaattcaaaacagcCATGGGATTTAAAACAAGAGCTAAATTAAACGCAAGTTTCTCTCAAATAGTCATCCCAAAATAACAAAGAAAAGTTCTAAGAACTAACTAGCTAGATAATATAAAACACAactattcttcttgaacttctCCTTGTTCTTCTTCCACATCTTTAGGACAACCTTCTTCCACATCTTCAGCACAACTTTCTTCCAAATCTTTATGATCACAAGCTTCTTCCATATCTTCATCACAATCTTCTTTGTCTCCACCCTGCAATAAACATCATTCCAAACATCATTCAGCATATTACTACTTTAAAGGCTCATTTAATGGATTCATAATAAACAAGTATATCAGAATTCATAAGTGTACTTggaacaaaatcaatagaatttATAAGTGTACTTGTCCAACATTCTATATTATTTAGAATTTATAAGTGTACTTGGAACAAAACCAATAGAATTACTAGTCATTATTGTGCAACAAAATCATGAATCAAAAGAAAGTGAGTTTTAGGCCATCACCACCAGAATCATACAACTATTTCAGAATCATACACCTATTTCATACACCTATTTCATAATCATACTATTTCAGAATCATACATCTATTTCATACACCTATTTTAGAATCGTACTATTTCAGAATCATACACCTATTTCAGAATCAAACTATTTCAGACAAATCACCAAACCAATCACCAAACCAAATTCATACACCTATTACATTCTCATAAAACCCACTGCCAAAAAAAGCACCAAACTACATTCATATGAACATGCATAACACAAATCCTTGTCAGTCCATAATTTACCCAATTCCATTCATTCATAGCTACTGCACATACATGATTCAATTCATTCAGAGTATTCAACTCATTCTAAGTTCATTATTAGCATTTCAATACCCTAAGATATTCATACATGAATCAAATTTCCCTACAAAACCAGCTCAACTGTCATTCAGTCATAACAAGGATTTAGAAAACACAGTCTGAATCCAGCAGAAAACACTTTAGGTGTAATTTGGAATTTCAAGCAGAAAACACAGTCTGAATCCAGCAGAAAACACTTGCCATGAAAAACAACAAAACCAGCCGAAAACAAAGAAACAGGCATATACATTCAGAATTTCAAGCACATTCTGAATTCATAATCATTTCACAATAGATCCAGATCATGGTAGCCCTGCACTTGTTCATCCATGACAACCATACAATTTCATAATAACACACTCGCTCATTTTTTCATATCTGCAATATGATATTGAGCTACATTCTACAGTGCCCTATATCTAGCTGTCCCTTCTTGCTGCCACTCTAATAGTAACAAACAAGAGCACTATCCTGCTAAGACACTAGGACACTTTTATAATGCAAGTAACTGACAATTCAACTTGTAGTTTAGATCATTGGTATGTGACATATAGTTTGACAATTCAGTTTCTAATTCTTGATCATTCTAAGGAAGCTTAGAGGTATACTACATTTATCATGGTACTAAATTTTTTAGTTTAGAGTATACTTGTTCGCAATGTGGAATATGAGTTGATGCAGACGAATGTGGATCAGCAGGAAAAGCAGTAGTACTAATGGAACAACCCATAGCAGTTGCCATCAAATTAGAGATCTCCTAGTCGCTCATATGTGGGTTTTGTTGCTTCATCATGGTCTTAAATAGTGCCTTCATACCATCCATCTCCCTTTTCATGCCAACCACTTCATTATTATGCTACTTTTTAATAACCataatttcttcttttcttttaagcATGGTAGGTGTTATTGTTCTTCCATAGCAACAAACTCGTCCAAATTTTTCTTTCCCAAACAAGAAGTTAAATGTCTCAGATTTAGTTGAATTCTGAACTGATTCTTGAAacttaaactaattaaaaaatattcacattAGAAAATATTCAAATTAGAAAAGACATAATTTGCTAATAGCCTAGTTTCTCAATTTCTTTCAAATGTTGATTAAAGGCATAATCAAATAGAAAACTTACAATTACACTTGAAGTTTCCTCATCCGGCTGTTTTCCTTTTTGAATTTGTCGAGTCTCAATGAACATCTCTGCCTGGCTAACTTCCTTTCCGTTCTCTTTCTTAGCACGCTACATTGGTTGATAATAAACACAACAAAAGATGAATCACTCAACCAATACATAATTGTAAATTGAAGGATGTATAAACACCCTACCAGTTTTGCACGAATCCTCGGAAAGTTTGTTGGGCCTATCCGATGCATATACTTTTGCTTAGCTCTGTCCACAACATTGATTTTGCTAATTTTCTACATTCAGAAACAACAAAGTTAGAGACAACAAATATTAAACTACATAATCAAATATTAGGGACAACATTGATCATAATATACAGTATTGCATGATATTTAATGTAGGATCCTAATCATGCATGATATTTAATGCAGACATTAGATCATTAGCAGATATCAtgcaatggaaaatatgttcaaTTTTGGAACATGAAATGTTAAATTAGCAAATGTTAGAAAATAGGATATCAATTGCTAATTTATCTTACTTGGATGTTATTGTTCTTCCAATAGGATATCAATTGCTTGAAATGAACTTCAGGTACGGTCTGGGGACGATGCTTCAATCTTTCACTCATAGTAGTGTACTTTAAAAAACAACTCTTTTTGAGATCTTTCTTGTAACGCCTCCAAGCATCATTTATGCGAGAGAAAACCGCTCTAGTTCCATTATTAGGGATACTGAATTTATCCTACAACAAAGAAGGAAATTAGTGACAAGTAAATAAGGAACACAAGTAACAAAATGATTCATGCAGTGACAAATTCCCACATACAATGACAAATTCCCATATACGGTCCTTGTTTGCtttcttcaaagctttgaagttaGTATAAACTAAGGGACACAAGTCTGAATTCCTCGCGACAATGCCAAGGAACCAACTCAAATTTGTCACGGTTCGATCATTGGGTTCAATAGGTACTCCATCATCGTCTAAGACCACCTCTTCACGATCCGCACTCTTTCTAGCATGGATTTTCAAACATTGAGTTGGTCCACGTGTCCTTTTCTTATTTGCCCCTGTGTtagataaaatataattagaatgGGATATATATTTGAATGAAACAATAATAAAGAATGATGCATGACACAAAGCATAGTACGTACCTTCAGTTTGTTCACTTCCAATTTGCTGAGTGTTTTCTTCTTCACCCATTATATTTTCTTCTTCCTCaagattttcaaattcatcttcttcactattTTCCCCAttttctttgaggaattcttcaacTGAAGTCGATTTACACATTAGGATTCGTTTTGTCTTCTTCAAGCCACTTCCTTGCTCTGTCCCGGAATTTCCACCAACTTTTATCATTGCCCTTTTCATACGATTCTGGTTTGACCTTGAATCAGGAGTGTCAACCACCCAATTCGGGTTATCGATGGGCATCATCCTTTAATTTCACATCAAGATGAAATGGTTCACCTTCCCCCCCTAAAGGACGACCGATAGTTGTAAAGTAATCATCTGGATCGGTTTCAAGTGAATCGGTAACATCATAATTCCGACTCTTCCTATTCAACCTTGTATCTACATTGCTATGCAAATACCTTGAGCAAAATGTTATAGCTTCTTCAGCCAGATACCCCTCGGTAATAGAACCTTCAGGATAAGCTCTATTGCAGACATAGTTCTTAAGTTTACACAAGTATCTTTCGGTGGGATACATCAATCAAAATTGAACAGGACCACCCAATCTAACTTCATTTACCAGGTGAATAGGCaagtgaaccattatgtcaaagaaAATTGGAGGAAATATCATCTTCAACTGACAAAGTATCTCTGCAATCTCATCTTCTAGGTAATCTAAATATTCCACTTGTATAACTTTCTGACATAGAGAGCGGAAAAAGGAACCATGACGAATTAGTGGTGTTGCCACCTCCTTGGGCATTGTGCTTATTACTGCAATTTGCAACAAATAGTGTAACATGAAATGCGCATCATGGCTCTTGT from Vicia villosa cultivar HV-30 ecotype Madison, WI unplaced genomic scaffold, Vvil1.0 ctg.000370F_1_1, whole genome shotgun sequence harbors:
- the LOC131627592 gene encoding uncharacterized protein LOC131627592, with translation MPIDNPNWVVDTPDSRSNQNRMKRAMIKVGGNSGTEQGSGLKKTKRILMCKSTSVEEFLKENGENSEEDEFENLEEEENIMGEEENTQQIGSEQTEGANKKRTRGPTQCLKIHARKSADREEVVLDDDGVPIEPNDRTVTNLSWFLGIVARNSDLCPLVYTNFKALKKANKDRIWEFVIDKFSIPNNGTRAVFSRINDAWRRYKKDLKKSCFLKYTTMSERLKHRPQTVPEVHFKQLISYWKNNNIQKISKINVVDRAKQKYMHRIGPTNFPRIRAKLRAKKENGKEVSQAEMFIETRQIQKGKQPDEETSSVIGGDKEDCDEDMEEACDHKDLEESCAEDVEEGCPKDVEEEQGEVQEE